One part of the Phoenix dactylifera cultivar Barhee BC4 chromosome 4, palm_55x_up_171113_PBpolish2nd_filt_p, whole genome shotgun sequence genome encodes these proteins:
- the LOC120110691 gene encoding zinc finger BED domain-containing protein DAYSLEEPER-like, with product MAVILDPRYKFQFVDYYYKKLNGYGSTESMILIHLKFDFVTTAQKSQLELYLDEPRVDRMSNLDILDFWKTKQSHYPQLSLMARDILTIPISTVASESAFSIGGRVLDKYRSALKPDIAEALICTRDWVFEKKDVEEAELDEIVEDVINSSSYNETQSTQCSANVESNS from the exons ATGGCAGTTATTTTGGATCCTCGGTACAAATTTCAGTTTGTGGATTACTATTataagaagttgaatgggtatGGTTCTACTGAGAGCAT GATTTTGATacatttgaaatttgattttGTGACTACTGCACAGAAATCTCAATTGGAATTATATTTGGATGAGCCTAGAGTTGATAGGATGTCCAATTTGGATATCCTTGATTTTTGGAAAACCAAACAGTCTCATTATCCTCAACTTTCTCTTATGGCACGTGATATTCTAACTATTCCAATATCTACGGTCGCCTCTGAATCTGCTTTTAGTATTGGTGGGCGAGTACTTGATAAGTATCGTAGTGCTCTTAAACCGGATATTGCTGAGGCCTTGATTTGTACTCGAGATTGGGTGTTTGAAAAGAAAG ATGTTGAGGAGGCCGAGTTAGATGAGATTGTAGAAGATGTCATaaactcaagttcctacaatgaAACTCAATCAACTCAATGCTCGGCCAATGTTGAATCCAATTCATAG